From one Xyrauchen texanus isolate HMW12.3.18 chromosome 17, RBS_HiC_50CHRs, whole genome shotgun sequence genomic stretch:
- the LOC127657702 gene encoding polyadenylate-binding protein 4-like: MSGSLYVGDLEPNVTESMLYERFSAAGSVLSIRVCREKLSGRSLGYAYVNYERPADAERALDTMNFDLINDKPMRVMWCQRDPSLRKSGVGNIFIKNLEKSINSEGLLDIFSSFGNILSCKVSSDENGSKGFGFVHFETHEAAEKAINRLNGMLINEQIVFVGHFKSRKEREAEMQARAKQFTNIYIKNFGSDVNDATFNETFSKFGSTVSVRVMTDESGNSKGFGFVNFEKNSDAKRAVDEMNGAELNGRRLYVSRAQKKRERHAELKRRYEKTKQERIAHYQGVNLYIKNLSDSVDNELLLKEFSPYGNITSVKVMTDGGRSRGFGFVCFSSPEEATKAITEMNGCIIASKPIYVSLAQRRSERQAHLIHQYMMRMSFNNQHVMINPLMEPYHSNPPSGYCMDQQIQSFSPFYPYGHLAHPHFSTQWDTPDSGPQCEYPNHADGGSVHCECSTGTPDAMCDALHSTGAVIRVTSVNGETQYKVPPDVRNRRKSAETPPQLCDTVQPDVNTEEQESLTSSSHEPHKQMLGDSLFPLIQEMVGPQASKITGMLLEMSESELHHLLQSHESLRLKVNEAVAVLQAHQMEDAQKSLTSTGLRTV; the protein is encoded by the exons atgagcgGCTCGTTGTATGTCGGTGATCTTGAACCGAACGTGACTGAATCGATGCTTTACGAGAGGTTCAGTGCGGCCGGTTCGGTTCTGTCCATCCGGGTCTGCAGAGAGAAACTCAGCGGCCGCTCGCTCGGATACGCGTATGTGAACTACGAACGACCTGCGGATG CCGAGCGTGCCTTAGATACGATGAACTTTGACCTGATCAATGACAAGCCCATGCGTGTGATGTGGTGTCAGAGAGACCCTTCGCTGAGGAAGAGCGGGGTGGGAAACATCTTCATCAAGAACCTGGAGAAATCCATCAACAGTGAGGGGCTCCTCGATATCTTCTCATCCTTCGGAAACATCTTATCCTGCAAA GTGTCTAGCGATGAAAATGGATCTAAAGGTTTTGGATTCGTGCACTTCGAGACCCATGAAGCTGCTGAAAAAGCCATCAACAGATTAAACGGCATGTTGATCAATGAGCAGATCGT GTTTGTCGGCCACTTTAAGTCTCGTAAAGAGCGTGAGGCAGAAATGCAGGCGAGAGCCAAACAATTCACCAATATTTACATCAAGAACTTTGGATCAGATGTGAATGACGCAACGTTCAATGAGACATTTAGCAAATTTG GCTCAACCGTGAGCGTTCGGGTCATGACCGATGAGAGCGGAAACTCTAAGGGATTCGGTTTCGTCAACTTTGAGAAAAACAGTGATGCCAAGAGG GCAGTGGATGAGATGAACGGGGCGGAGCTGAACGGCAGGCGGCTGTATGTGAGTCGCGCTCAGAAGAAACGAGAGCGTCACGCAGAACTGAAGCGCAGATATGAGAAGACAAAGCAGGAGCGCATCGCACACTATcag GGAGTGAATCTGTACATCAAAAATCTGAGTGACAGCGTGGACAACGAGCTTCTCCTCAAAGAGTTCTCACCGTACGGCAACATCACCAGTGTGAAG GTGATGACGGACGGCGGCCGCAGTCGTGGTTTTGGATTCGTTTGTTTCTCGTCTCCTGAAGAGGCCACTAAAGCCATCACTGAAATGAACGGATGCATCATCGCGTCCAAACCGATATACGTCTCGCTCGCTCAGCGGAGGAGCGAACGACAGGCTCACCTCATCCACCAATACATGATGAGAATGAGCTTCAATAACCAACATGTGATGATAAACCCGCTCATGGAGCCGTACCATTCAAACCCGCCGTCTGGATACTGTATGGATCAGCAG ATTCAGAGTTTCTCTCCATTCTACCCTTACGGCCATCTCGCCCATCCTCACTTCAGCACTCAATGGGACACACCGGACTCCGGCCCTCAGTGtga ATATCCAAACCATGCCGATGGTGGTTCAGTCCACTGTGAGTGCTCGACAGGCACCCCAGATGCCATGTGTGACGCATTGCACAG TACAGGTGCAGTCATAAGAGTGACTTCAGTGAACGGAGAAACGCAGTATAAAGTCCCACCTGATGTCCGCAACCGTCGCAAGTCCGCGGAGACTCCGCCGCAGCTATGCGACACAGTGCAG CCTGATGTCAACACTGAAGAGCAGGAGTCTCTGACTTCATCCTCTCACGAACCCCACAAGCAGATGCTGG GTGACAGTCTGTTCCCGCTCATCCAGGAGATGGTGGGGCCGCAGGCGAGTAAAATCACTGGAATGCTGTTAGAGATGAGCGAATCTGAGCTGCATCACCTGCTGCAGTCGCATGAATCTCTACGCTTAAAG gtgaaTGAAGCAGTGGCTGTTCTTCAAGCTCATCAGATGGAGGATGCACAGAAATCTTTGACCAGCACTGGCCTCCGTACAGTCTGA